In Actinomyces radicidentis, one genomic interval encodes:
- a CDS encoding phage holin family protein, which yields MTQQPSTPSFDPEQPSGLPGAEGPYPARGEDVPAAARAARARGTQPTLGELVARISENVSGLVSGEIALAKAKAQEMGKKAGLGAGLLAAAGVLALYALGFLFGSAASGLANVVAPWLAKLIVALVILVVCGILALIGKSRLQAGLKDVPAPQEGLKHDIQTAKVAIKSGIEKGSEK from the coding sequence ATGACCCAGCAACCGAGCACTCCCTCGTTCGACCCCGAGCAGCCCTCCGGTCTGCCCGGCGCCGAGGGCCCCTACCCCGCACGCGGCGAGGACGTCCCCGCCGCCGCCCGCGCGGCTCGTGCCCGAGGCACGCAGCCGACCCTGGGCGAGCTCGTCGCCCGCATCTCGGAGAACGTCTCCGGCCTCGTCTCGGGCGAGATCGCCCTGGCGAAGGCCAAGGCCCAGGAGATGGGCAAGAAGGCGGGCCTCGGCGCCGGCCTCCTCGCCGCCGCAGGCGTCCTCGCCCTGTACGCGCTGGGCTTCCTCTTCGGCTCCGCGGCCTCCGGGCTCGCGAACGTCGTCGCCCCGTGGCTCGCCAAGCTCATCGTCGCGCTCGTCATCCTCGTCGTGTGCGGGATCCTCGCCCTCATCGGCAAGTCCCGTCTGCAGGCGGGGCTCAAGGACGTGCCCGCCCCGCAGGAGGGTCTCAAGCACGACATCCAGACCGCCAAGGTCGCCATCAAGTCCGGTATCGAGAAGGGGAGCGAGAAGTGA